AGAAGATTCAATGTAAGTACGCTGGACAATAACCATCTTTTGCCTCTTGAACGGAATAAAATCACACTGGTAAAAGTATATGTATTGGAAGGGAATGTATTTACCCCAAATGTCCGTTTTGAAGTGGAAGTAAACATTGTGTGGGAGACTCCGAACAAAGAAGAAGGAGAAATTAACGATATAAGTATCTAAAATATTATATAAAATGAAAATTACCAATTTTATCATATTTAGCTTGATCATAACAGTATTGTCCTGTTCAAAAGATAATACCGTTGAAATAGCCGAACCCTCCGAAAATCCATCTAAACAATCGCAGATCATACGTTTCATGTCTGAAACAGATAATGTCTCTATCCTGGTTTTTAATGAAAACAACAATGATTTTTACTATCAGAAAACCATATCGCCTGTTTGGGCCGCTGATGGAAGTGCTTATTCGACTTTAGCATTGGGTAATTATAAATTTCTGTTTCTTAAATCCGAAGGTTTAAATACGATTGTTCAGCCGGATCCGTTGAACAGTAATTCAAATTTCACGGATTTCCATATCGCAGCAAAAGAAGACCCGGATCATCCAGGTTATTATCTGCCTGTTGATGAAATATGGTTTCCTGAGACTACACGAATGGCGGATAGTACTTATACCATTGCCGGCAAGGATACCATACGTAATAAATTGAAAAGAGCAGTAAGCCAGGTAGTCGTAAACATAAACAGAGCTACATCGATCAACCTGTTTGTGCCTGCTCCATTTAAAAATGGAAAGAATATAACGGAATATATCAGGGAAATACAGATTGAAGCTATCGGAGTAGGTGATTCCATCGACATTTACGGAGGTAAAGGGAATGTGAGCAGTTTGTTTTCAACGGATCAGGCAGATATAACTGCCGATGGCTTTGCCGTTGTCAACGGTCCCATGCTTTTCCCACCTACTTCAGGAACCCAGACACAAGTAAGAGTGACGCTTGTACCTACAGCAGACAGTCCTTTTCCTGAAATGAAAAAGACAATTACAGGTACACTGGAAAGAAACAAACAGCTTGAAATCACATTGTGGCTGACCATAACATTTAAATTCGCAGAGGTAACCATTAAAAATATTTCTTTCTCGGATGGTGATGAAGGAATATGGAATTGACTAATTAAAAAATACCGTAAAATGAAAAATCAAGTAATTCTACAGGTCGTATCTTTTTGTATTGGAATGGCATTGCTCTCCTGTTCGGATGCATTAGACACAGACGATAATATGAAACACATTTCAGAGACCCATACCCCGGTCTCCATAAATATAAAAAGAAATGCAGTCACGGAACTAAAATATGATATCTATATTTTTAGAAAAGCCCTGGATAAAAATGAGCCGTATTTATTAACAGATTCAGCGAAACTTGAAGATTTAAACAGTGAAAGTCTCAGATTCAAAAACATTACTTTGGTCGACAGCACATTCAGATTCCTGTTTTTATCAACTGATAAAAATACCCCTCAAATATTCTTCAAAAATAAAAATGGGTCAATCATGCAATTCGGCGATGAATGGGACGATATCATGATTGTATCAACGGATTCGATCTCCGGGGAAAACTATTATGGTATTGTTGAGTGTTCCGGGGATCAGATTCTCAATGGGCGAACGATACAGGCGGACATGCAGCATATTGGGGGGCGGATTGTACTCGATATATTCCGCACTGAAACTACCGTCAGGGAACCTGTAAGTATTGTGTCACCAAAGGTTGCCTCGGTACTCGACAGGGTCTTTAAAATAAAAATGGAATATACAGGCAGAAGTCAAAGTGTTTATTTTAACGATCTCTCGATGATAGATGATGTTGCGGGTAATGAAAGGGCAACTTATACCCAGTTTTTATATCCGGATACAGTCTTAAATACCCTTAAAGTAAATCTCCCCCAATCCGACAGAGGAATAGAAAACGCTTATAGTGGCGTAAGAGGAAGTGCCCGTATCATGGGTATATGGAGTCTACAATCGACACGGAAAATGAAGATAAAATCTACCTTTTACTTCCATGATACGACACCTAAATGCGGAAATCCCGATCACAACCACGCTTCAACCTGCTATTCTGTTGATTCGTTGATCATGAACATACCGCCGACTTCATCAACAGATCTGATAAGTGTCCTGCCTAATTATTATACGGTGAATAAAGCCGGAATCAGATTCGACAGGATCATAGACCTGAAACATACTTCTTCTA
This Bacteroidales bacterium DNA region includes the following protein-coding sequences:
- a CDS encoding DUF5031 domain-containing protein encodes the protein MKNQVILQVVSFCIGMALLSCSDALDTDDNMKHISETHTPVSINIKRNAVTELKYDIYIFRKALDKNEPYLLTDSAKLEDLNSESLRFKNITLVDSTFRFLFLSTDKNTPQIFFKNKNGSIMQFGDEWDDIMIVSTDSISGENYYGIVECSGDQILNGRTIQADMQHIGGRIVLDIFRTETTVREPVSIVSPKVASVLDRVFKIKMEYTGRSQSVYFNDLSMIDDVAGNERATYTQFLYPDTVLNTLKVNLPQSDRGIENAYSGVRGSARIMGIWSLQSTRKMKIKSTFYFHDTTPKCGNPDHNHASTCYSVDSLIMNIPPTSSTDLISVLPNYYTVNKAGIRFDRIIDLKHTSSIEFIWDWNKN